A genomic segment from Capra hircus breed San Clemente chromosome 7, ASM170441v1, whole genome shotgun sequence encodes:
- the TAF7 gene encoding transcription initiation factor TFIID subunit 7: MSKSKDDAPHELESQFILRLPPEYASTVRRAVQSGHVNLKDRLSIELHPDGRHGIVRVDRVPLAAKLVDLPCVMESLKTIDKKTFYKTADVCQMLVSTVDGDLYPPVEEPVATADPKASKKKDKDKEKKFVWNHGITLPLKNVRKRRFRKTAKKKYIESPDVEKEVKRLLSTDAEAVSTRWEIIAEDETKETENQGLDISSPGMSGHRQGHDSLEHDELREIFNDLSSSSEDEDETQHHDEEDINIIDTEEDLERQLQDKLNESDEQHQEKEGTNQLVMGIQKQIDNMKGKLQETQDRAKRQEDLIMKVENLALKNRFQAVLDELKQKEDREKEQLSSLQEELESLLEK; encoded by the coding sequence atgagtaagaGCAAAGATGATGCTCCTCATGAACTAGAGAGCCAGTTTATCTTGCGCCTACCCCCGGAGTATGCCTCTACTGTGAGGCGGGCGGTACAGTCTGGCCATGTCAACTTGAAGGACAGACTATCAATTGAGTTACACCCTGATGGGCGTCATGGAATTGTCAGAGTGGACCGAGTCCCTTTGGCCGCAAAGTTGGTAGACCTGCCGTGTGTTATGGAGAGTTTGAAAACCATTGATAAAAAAACCTTTTACAAGACAGCTGATGTCTGTCAGATGCTTGTCTCTACAGTTGATGGTGATCTCTATCCTCCTGTGGAGGAACCAGTTGCTACTGCTGATCCCAAAGCAAGCAAAAAGAAGGATaaggacaaagagaaaaaatttgtTTGGAACCATGGAATTACTCTGCCTTTGAAAAATGTGAGAAAGAGAAGATTCCGTAAGACAGCAAAGAAAAAGTATATTGAGTCTCCAGATgtggaaaaagaagtaaagcgGTTGCTGagcacagatgctgaagctgtcAGTACCCGCTGGGAAATAATTGCTGAAGATgagacaaaagaaacagaaaatcaggGCCTTGATATCTCTTCCCCAGGAATGTCTGGCCACAGGCAGGGCCATGACTCCTTAGAACATGATGAGCTTCGGGAGATATTCAATgacctcagcagcagcagtgaagatgAAGATGAGACACAGCATCACGATGAAGAAGATATAAACATCATAGACACTGAAGAAGATCTGGAAAGGCAGCTACAGGACAAACTAAATGAATCAGATGAACAGCACCAAGAAAAGGAGGGAACCAATCAGCTGGTTATGGGAATTCAGAAACAGATTGATAACATGAAAGGCAAGCTCCAAGAGACCCAGGACAGAGCAAAGAGACAGGAGGATCTCATCATGAAAGTGGAAAACCTGGCTCTCAAGAACAGATTTCAGGCTGTGCTGGATGAACTGAAACAAAAGGAAGACCGGGAAAAGGAGCAGCTCAGCTCTTTGCAAGAAGAGCTAGAATCACTCCTAGAGAAGTGA